A region from the Vicia villosa cultivar HV-30 ecotype Madison, WI linkage group LG3, Vvil1.0, whole genome shotgun sequence genome encodes:
- the LOC131662552 gene encoding putative disease resistance RPP13-like protein 1, with protein sequence MAAALVGGAFLSATIQTLVEKLASKEFIDYITNTKINISLLRQLQTILLTLQAVLDDAEHKQINNLAVKQWLDDLKDTVFDAEDLLNQITYDSLRSKIENTQASNKTHQVWNFLSSPFKNLYGEINSQMKIMCENLQLFAQHKDIHCLQTQSSRVSHRTPSSSRVNESFMVGRNDEKERLISTLISDSGTSRHNNLGVVAILGMGGVGKTTLAQLVYNDIKVEQHFDLKAWICVSEDFNVVRITKSLLECVRNTTSVHSNVRESDSLDILQVELMKHLMNKRFLFVLDDIWNDSYIDWDELITPLTNREAGSKVIITTREQKVAEVARTFPIQKLEPLSDEDCWSLLSKHAFGIENHVRNKHQNLEEISRKIARKCGGLPIAAKTLGGLMRSKVAEKEWTSILNSDIWNLRNDAILPALHLSYQYLPSHLKRCFAYCSIFPKDYPLDRKKLVLLWMAEGFFDYFQGEKAAEEVGDDCFSELLSRSLIQQINDDARGEKFVMHDLVNDLASFVSGKSCCRLESGYISKNVRHLSYNQEEYDIFMKFENFYNFKCLRSFLPIYFLPNYLWRAQNYLSLKVVDDLIPTLKRLRMLSLSTYRNITKLPDSIGNLVQLRYLDLSFTRIKSLPDTTCNLYNLQTLLLFGCCDLTELPPKMGNLINLRHLDISGTDIKVLPTEIGGLENLQTLTVFVVGKGQIGLGIKELKKFSHLQGKLTIKNLHNVIDAKDAHYANLKNKERIEELELQWGKHSEDSLNVKVVLDMLQPPMKLKSLKIDLYGGTSFPRWLGDSSFSNMVSLCISNCEYCVTLPSLGQLPSLKDLEIFGMKMLETIGLEFYCVQARECSNSSFQPFPSLECIKIHDMPNLKVWLPFEGNNFAFPRLRTLKLYACHELRRHLPSQLSSIEEIEIKGCPRLLETPPTLHWLSSIKIMKIKRYSDSQRTLLESDSPCLLQHVRINCFYGIFSLPKMILSSTCLQHLELYTIQTPLAFPINGLPTSLRSLDIVRCRRLTFMPAETWSNYTSLESLWLRSSCNALKSFTLNGFPALQRLNIIDCTNLDSICMLESPSHHPSSLRSLTIICHDSIESLKVNLRMDTLTALEELSLQCAKLSFREVVCLPPKLQTLKIRSQRTTPPETEWGLQGLTSLSSLSIGGCDDIVNTLLKKSLLPTSIVSLTITYLYEMKSFEGNGLQHFSSLENLHFRNCQQLVSISENCLPLSLKYLQLWSCERLETLPEESFPDSLKRLVICQCPVLQERYKRQEHWSKITHIPVIQIEAQVTI encoded by the coding sequence ATGGCTGCAGCTTTGGTGGGAGGTGCTTTTCTCTCTGCAACGATTCAAACCTTAGTTGAGAAACTTGCTTCTAAAGAGTTTATTGATTACATCACAAACACCAAGATAAATATCTCACTCTTGAGGCAGTTACAAACAATATTACTCACTCTTCAGGCTGTGCTGGATGATGCTGAACACAAGCAGATCAACAACCTTGCTGTCAAACAATGGCTTGATGACTTGAAAGATACAGTCTTTGATGCTGAGGATTTGCTCAACCAAATTACCTATGATTCTCTGAGATCCAAGATTGAGAATACACAAGCTTCAAACAAAACTCATCAGGTGTGGAACTTCCTTTCATCTCCTTTTAAAAACTTGTACGGAGAGATCAATTCCCAAATGAAGATCATGTGTGAAAACCTACAACTTTTTGCACAGCATAAAGATATACACTGTTTGCAAACTCAGAGTTCTAGAGTTTCTCATAGAACACCTTCAAGTTCAAGGGTTAATGAATCTTTCATGGTGGGTAGGAATGATGAGAAGGAAAGACTAATCAGTACGCTGATATCAGACAGTGGCACCAGCAGGCATAATAATTTAGGCGTTGTTGCAATTTTGGGAATGGGAGGTGTCGGTAAAACGACCCTCGCACAACTTGTTTACAATGATATAAAAGTTGAACAAcattttgatctcaaagcatgGATTTGTGTATCCGAGGATTTCAATGTTGTCAGAATAACAAAGTCTCTCCTTGAATGTGTTAGAAATACAACATCCGTTCATTCAAATGTACGGGAAAGTGATAGTCTTGACATTCTTCAAGTTGAATTGATGAAACATTTGATGAATAAAAGATTTTTGTTTGTGTTGGACGACATATGGAATGACAGTTATATTGATTGGGATGAGTTGATAACACCCTTGACTAATCGAGAAGCTGGAAGCAAGGTGATCATAACAACACGTGAACAAAAAGTTGCAGAGGTCGCACGCACATTTCCAATTCAGAAATTAGAACCTCTTTCCGATGAAGACTGTTGGTCTTTACTCTCAAAGCATGCATTTGGCATTGAAAACCACGTTCGCAATAAACACCAAAACCTAGAAGAAATTAGCAGGAAGATTGCTAGAAAATGTGGTGGATTGCCAATAGCTGCCAAAACACTTGGAGGACTTATGCGTTCAAAGGTGGCTGAAAAGGAGTGGACTTCAATTCTGAACAGCGACATATGGAACTTACGAAATGATGCAATTTTGCCTGCTCTGCATTTGAGTTATCAATATCTTCCTTCTCATTTGAAAAGATGTTTTGCTTATTGTTCTATTTTTCCAAAGGATTACCCACTTGATaggaaaaaattggttttgttatGGATGGCTGAAGGCTTCTTTGATTATTTTCAAGGCGAAAAAGCGGCAGAGGAAGTCGGCGATGATTGTTTTTCTGAATTGTTATCTAGATCATTAATTCAACAAATAAATGATGATGCTCGTGGAGAAAAGTTTGTCATGCATGATCTTGTTAACGATTTAGCTTCATTCGTATCAGGAAAAAGTTGTTGTAGGCTTGAAAGTGGATACATCTCTAAAAATGTTCGCCATTTGTCATATAACCAAGAAGAGTATGACATTTTCATGAAGTTTGAGAATTTCTACAATTTCAAATGCTTGCGGAGCTTCCTACCCATTTACTTCTTACCCAATTACTTATGGAGAGCACAAAACTACTTATCCCTCAAGGTGGTTGATGATTTAATTCCCACACTCAAAAGGTTGCGCATGTTATCGCTATCAACTTATAGAAACATCACGAAGTTGCCAGATTCGATTGGCAATTTGGTGCAGTTGCGGTATCTGGATCTCTCCTTCACAAGAATCAAAAGCTTGCCTGATACTACATGTAACCTTTACAATTTgcaaaccttgcttttatttggTTGTTGTGATCTCACTGAATTGCCACCGAAAATgggaaatttaataaatttacgCCATCTTGATATAAGTGGGACTGATATAAAGGTGTTGCCCACAGAAATTGGTGGACTAGAAAACCTTCAAACTCTAACTGTTTTTGTAGTGGGGAAGGGACAAATAGGGTTAGGTATCAAAGAGCTTAAGAAATTCTCACACCTACAAGGAAAACTTACCATCAAGAACCTGCATAATGTCATTGATGCCAAGGATGCACACTATGCCAACCTGAAAAACAAAGAGCGGATTGAAGAGTTAGAACTGCAATGGGGAAAACATAGTGAAGACTCACTGAATGTGAAAGTTGTACTTGATATGTTGCAACCGCCAATGAAACTGAAGAGCCTTAAAATTGACTTGTATGGTGGGACAAGCTTTCCGAGATGGTTGGGAGATTCTTCATTTTCTAACATGGTGTCCCTTTGCATCAGTAATTGTGAATATTGTGTGACACTTCCATCGCTGGGGCAGCTACCTTCTCTCAAAGACCTTGAAATATTTGGTATGAAAATGTTAGAGACAATTGGTCTAGAATTCTACTGTGTCCAGGCAAGAGAATGTTCCAATTCTTCTTTCCAGCCATTCCCATCCCTTGAATGTATTAAAATTCATGACATGCCAAACTTGAAGGTATGGCTTCCCTTTGAAGGAAACAATTTTGCTTTTCCTCGTCTTAGAACTTTGAAGTTATATGCTTGTCATGAACTTAGGAGACATTTGCCAAGTCAACTTTCTTCGatagaagaaattgaaataaaaggATGTCCTCGTCTATTGGAAACACCACCTACATTGCATTGGCTATCATCAATAaagataatgaaaataaaaagatattcaGATTCCCAACGGACGTTGCTTGAGAGTGATTCTCCATGTCTTCTACAACATGTAAGGATCAATTGCTTTTACGGTATATTTTCTTTGCCTAAAATGATTCTGAGCAGTACTTGTCTTCAACACTTGGAACTCTATACTATTCAGACTCCCTTAGCATTTCCGATAAATGGCCTACCCACTTCGTTGCGGTCACTTGATATTGTTAGATGTAGGAGGTTGACATTCATGCCTGCTGAAACGTGGAGCAATTACACATCACTTGAGAGTTTGTGGTTACGTAGTAGTTGTAATGCACTTAAATCATTCACACTTAATGGTTTCCCTGCCCTCCAGAGACTTAACATTATTGATTGTACGAACCTAGATTCCATTTGTATGTTAGAAAGTCCTTCACACCATCCTTCAAGCCTCCGATCACTTACAATCATATGCCATGACTCAATTGAATCACTTAAAGTCAATCTTCGGATGGACACGCTCACTGCTCTTGAAGAGCTGTCTCTTCAATGTGCAAAGTTGTCATTTCGTGAAGTTGTTTGCCTACCTCCCAAATTACAAACACTTAAGATTCGGTCCCAAAGAACAACTCCGCCTGAAACGGAATGGGGTCTCCAAGGCCTCACTTCTCTTTCAAGCTTGAGTATTGGAGGTTGTGACGATATTGTTAACACCTTGTTAAAGAAGTCGCTGCTACCCACCTCCATTGTGTCTCTCACTATCACGTATCTCTATGAAATGAAGTCCTTTGAAGGAAATGGGCTACAGCACTTCTCCTCTCTCGAAAATCTCCACTTTCGTAACTGTCAACAGCTTGTTTCGATTTCAGAAAACTGTCTCCCTTTGTCgctaaaatatcttcaattatggAGTTGTGAAAGACTTGAAACATTACCAGAAGAAAGCTTCCCTGACTCTCTTAAGCGGCTGGTCATTTGTCAATGTCCTGTATTACAAGAAAGGTATAAAAGGCAGGAGCATTGGTCCAAAATCACCCACATCCCTGTCATACAAATAGAAGCCCAAGTCACAATATGA